A genomic stretch from Setaria viridis chromosome 1, Setaria_viridis_v4.0, whole genome shotgun sequence includes:
- the LOC117849539 gene encoding uncharacterized protein isoform X2 codes for MKGRGWKYGSGFVDGVFPVLSPMAQDILELVQKGTDVAKVCQSLDNIPHAHDLWDDIVNVAVQLRLNRQWEPIITVCEWILYRSSFRPDIICYNLLIDAYGRKRELSKAESIYMALLETHCVPTEDTYALLLRAYCNAGQLHRAEGVISEMQENGIPPSATVYNAYLDGLLKARCTEKAVEVYQRMKKERCRTNTETYTLMINVYGKAKQPMSSLKVFNEMKAIGCKPNICTYAALVNAFAREGLCEKAEEVFEEMQRAGHEPDVYAYNALMEAYSRAGFPQGASEIFSLMEHMGCEPDRASYNILVDAYGRAGLHQEAEAVFQELKQVGMRPTMKSHMLLLSAHAKSGNVSRCEEVMAQLHKSGLEPDTFALNAMLNAYGRAGRLDDMERLVAAMEKRGGGGAPDIGTYNVLVNVYGRAGYLDRMEAAFGTAAARGLAADVVTWTSRIGAYARKKEYGRCLEVFEEMVDAGCYPDAGTAKVLLAACSDERQVEQVTAIVRSMHKDAKTLFTL; via the exons ATGAAAGGCCGTGGTTGGAAGTACGGCTCTGGGTTTGTGGATGGAGTCTTCCCTGTGCTCAGTCCAATGGCACAGGATATCCTAGAACTTGTGCAGAAGGGGACCGATGTTGCCAAAGTCTGCCAGTCACTGGACAACATTCCTCATGCACACGATCTTTGGGATGACATTGTCAATGTCGCCGTCCAGCTCCGCCTCAACCGACAATGGGAGCCCATCATCACA GTCTGTGAGTGGATCCTTTACCGGAGTTCATTCCGGCCGGACATCATCTGCTACAACCTGCTGATAGATGCATATGGCCGAAAGCGTGAGCTGAGCAAGGCGGAGTCGATTTACATGGCTCTTCTGGAGACTCACTGTGTGCCTACAGAGGACACCTATGCTCTTCTCTTGCGCGCTTACTGCAATGCTGGACAACTGCACCGAGCCGAGGGCGTGATTTCAGAGATGCAGGAGAATGGGATTCCTCCAA GTGCAACTGTATATAATGCGTACCTCGACGGCCTACTGAAAGCGAGGTGTACCGAAAAGGCGGTCGAAGTGTACCAAAGGATGAAGAAAGAACGCTGCAGAACTAACACTGAGACGTACACCCTGATGATCAACGTGTATGGAAAG GCAAAGCAACCGATGTCATCGTTGAAAGTCTTCAACGAGATGAAGGCGATCGGGTGCAAGCCCAACATCTGCACCTACGCTGCGCTGGTGAACGCGTTCGCGAGGGAAGGCCTGTGCGAGAAGGCCGAGGAGGTGTTTGAGGAGATGCAGCGGGCCGGGCATGAGCCCGACGTGTACGCCTACAATGCCCTCATGGAAGCTTACAG CCGAGCAGGGTTCCCGCAAGGCGCGTCCGAGATCTTCTCTTTGATGGAGCACATGGGGTGTGAGCCTGACAGAGCCTCATACAACATCTTGGTGGATGCCTATGGAAGAGCTGGTCTTCATCAAG AGGCAGAAGCGGTGTTCCAAGAGCTGAAGCAGGTGGGCATGCGGCCGACGATGAAGTCGCACATGCTCCTCCTGTCCGCGCACGCCAAGTCCGGCAACGTCTCCAGGTGCGAGGAGGTGATGGCCCAGCTGCACAAGTCCGGCCTGGAGCCGGACACCTTCGCGCTCAACGCCATGCTCAACGCGTACGGCCGGGCGGGGCGGCTCGACGACATGGAGCGGCTCGTCGCGGCGATGGagaagcgcggcggcggcggcgccccggaCATCGGCACGTACAACGTGCTGGTGAACGTGTACGGGCGCGCGGGGTACCTGGACAGGATGGAGGCAGCGttcggcacggcggcggcgagggggctcgccgccgacgtGGTGACGTGGACGTCGCGCATCGGCGCGTACGCGAGGAAGAAGGAGTACGGGCGGTGCCTGGAGGTGTTCGAGGAGATGGTGGACGCCGGGTGCTACCCGGACGCCGGCACGGCGAAGGTGCTCCTCGCGGCGTGCTCCGACGAGCGGCAGGTGGAGCAGGTCACGGCCATCGTCAGGTCCATGCACAAGGACGCCAAGACGCTCTTCACACTATGA
- the LOC117847776 gene encoding uncharacterized protein, whose translation MDGRRRRGGSPDLSYGESAGMARNRSVILRTIQGYYKEALDLLPLEDKPELTPRLLAAGVCFGFADPVTNIVANTICFLPDNDGEPEPDGATGNTLCFLPDNNGELEADGAKKRKREMMTKTKKAAVSREEVLSEIVARDVPSRTIAERSLEGLITFLTSYFCHLPAMDALRYLCLAKADLLVAVRLIELDRCYRNKDEFCISSHAAKTALKYAALSARQPNVDGFHTSSLSLAYHLKSITQTVLADRSCQLSIEEIHKLSRALKKPFKHKKGDSPILLAGKRFANCNSDATEEKVPAGLTLSLRAVLIDRIHARYLKAISRLPTQDVRARYHRSLVKAGYCYGPLDPVTNIIINTIWYDTAFPPSENLEVDMICTTTFVRVESRSLSGLIKLLLTCIPDISEHEAMVYLLKNNMKVNKAIQMARSEGCDVHDWDINTYKAAGRESFHPELEAYVDFVMQSLPLVQPAIKSLLKVSDSLSSSEVLQLASLLSPSNCNPAKPLQATLEPSIELSNDALEMFASFKENFVGKQSFFRKKIETALRNEGYLYELHVICGINECVGSQKSFIDFTCPYSHVNFFAKPKTGGGLKLFFAELSNGDDDQSFCRTVSNKSIHARCCYCEYDGIRIVHPDENYCGGDIDFTKIACGEHEITNERIIAGGKLAIDKIGMCCEDYIYLDPTRDTKLIQGMNLTASRANESWSDIMRRAQA comes from the exons atggatggccggcggcggcgcggcgggagcCCGGACCTTTCCTACGGCGAATCGGCGGGCATGGCCCGTAATCGATCCGTGATTCTGCGCACTATCCAAGGCTACTACAAGGAGGCGCTCGACCTGCTGCCGCTGGAGGACAAGCCGGAGCTTAccccgcgcctcctcgccgccggcgtctgCTTCGGCTTCGCCGACCCGGTCACAAACATCGTCGCCAACACCATCTGCTTCCTCCCCGACAACGATGGCGAGCCTGAGCCCGACGGCGCCACCGGCAACACCCTCTGCTTCCTCCCCGACAACAATGGTGAGCTCGAGGCCGACGGCGCCAAGAAGCGCAAGCGGGAGATGatgacgaagacgaagaaggcaGCGGTGTCCAGGGAGGAGGTTCTCTCCGAGATCGTCGCCCGCGACGTCCCCTCACGAACCATTGCAGAGCGATCGTTGGAGGGGCTGATCACGTTTCTGACATCTTACTTCTGCCATCTCCCCGCCATGGATGCGCTGCGCTATCTGTGCCTGGCCAAGGCCgacctcctcgtcgccgtccgccTCATCGAGCTCGACCGCTGCTACCGCAACAAGGATGAATTCTGCATCAGCTCCCACGCGGCCAAGACTGCTCTGAAATACGCAGCATTGTCAGCAAGGCAGCCCAATGTCGATGGCTTCCACACCAGCTCATTGTCGCTAGCATATCATCTCAAATCAATAACCCAGACTGTGCTGGCAGATCGTAGCTGCCAACTCTCTATTGAAGAAATTCACAAGTTGTCCAGAGCTCTGAAGAAGCCATTCAAGCATAAAAAGGGGGACAGTCCAATACTTCTTGCTGGTAAACGGTTTGCTAACTGCAACAGCGACGCAACTGAGGAGAAGGTGCCAGCTGGGCTCACATTATCACTCCGTGCTGTTCTTATCGATAGAATTCATGCTCGATACCTCAAAGCAATCTCTCGGCTGCCCACACAAGATGTTCGGGCTCGTTACCACCGCAGCCTTGTCAAAGCTGGTTACTGCTATGGTCCATTAGATCCTGTGACCAATATCATTATCAACACCATCTGGTATGACACTGCTTTCCCTCCTTCGGAAAATTTGGAGGTGGACATGATCTGCACCACTACCTTTGTACGTGTGGAGTCTCGGTCTCTTAGTGGTCTCATCAAGCTCCTGCTCACATGCATTCCCGATATATCTGAGCACGaggctatggtttatttgctaAAGAATAACATGAAAGTCAACAAAGCCATCCAAATGGCAAGATCTGAAGGTTGTGATGTACATGACTGGGATATCAATACCTACAAGGCTGCAGGGAGGGAATCGTTTCATCCGGAACTAGAAGCTTATGTAGATTTTGTCATGCAATCTCTACCTTTGGTGCAGCCTGCTATCAAGTCATTGTTGAAAGTTTCTGACTCACTTTCCTCCAGTGAAGTTCTCCAGCTTGCTAGTTTACTTTCTCCCTCAAATTGCAACCCTGCTAAACCTTTGCAAGCAACTTTGGAACCAAGCATTGAGCTATCGAACGATGCGTTAGAGATGTTCGCGAGTTTTAAGGAAAACTTTGTTGGCAAGCAGAGTTTCTTCCGCAAAAAGATCGAAACTGCATTGAGGAACGAG GGATATTTATATGAACTGCATGTGATATGCGGAATAAATGAGTGTGTTGGCAGCCAGAAGAGCTTTATTGATTTTACATGCCCGTACTCACATGTAAACTTCTTTGCAAAACCAAAAACTGGCGGTGGTCTTAAGTTATTTTTCGCTGAGCTCAGTAATGGCGACGATGACCAATCCTTCTGCCGCACTGTATCAAATAAGTCAATACATG CTCGCTGTTGCTATTGCGAGTATGATGGGATCAGAATTGTGCATCCAGATGAGAACTATTGTGGTGGTGACATTGACTTCACAAAAATAGCTTGTGGAGAGCATGAGATCACCAATGAAAGGATCATCGCAGGTGGAAAGCTGGCAATAGATAAAATTGGAATGTGCTGTGAGGATTATATCTATTTGGATCCTACCCGAGACACTAAGCTCATTCAAGGCATGAATTTGACTGCTTCTAGGGCAAATGAAAGTTGGAGTGACATCATGAGGAGAGCCCAAGCCTAG
- the LOC117849539 gene encoding uncharacterized protein isoform X1, with the protein MLSVEAPAYYLTARPRWKLRACRNVMQEAASQDAKANFYRSERKNRKKEGTYIDKDGIARTFDRKKISRKRGGAMKGRGWKYGSGFVDGVFPVLSPMAQDILELVQKGTDVAKVCQSLDNIPHAHDLWDDIVNVAVQLRLNRQWEPIITVCEWILYRSSFRPDIICYNLLIDAYGRKRELSKAESIYMALLETHCVPTEDTYALLLRAYCNAGQLHRAEGVISEMQENGIPPSATVYNAYLDGLLKARCTEKAVEVYQRMKKERCRTNTETYTLMINVYGKAKQPMSSLKVFNEMKAIGCKPNICTYAALVNAFAREGLCEKAEEVFEEMQRAGHEPDVYAYNALMEAYSRAGFPQGASEIFSLMEHMGCEPDRASYNILVDAYGRAGLHQEAEAVFQELKQVGMRPTMKSHMLLLSAHAKSGNVSRCEEVMAQLHKSGLEPDTFALNAMLNAYGRAGRLDDMERLVAAMEKRGGGGAPDIGTYNVLVNVYGRAGYLDRMEAAFGTAAARGLAADVVTWTSRIGAYARKKEYGRCLEVFEEMVDAGCYPDAGTAKVLLAACSDERQVEQVTAIVRSMHKDAKTLFTL; encoded by the exons AT GTTAAGCGTTGAGGCTCCAGCGTATTACTTGACTGCAAGACCTAGATGGAAATTACGTGCTTGTAGAAATGTCATGCAAGAAGCTGCCTCACAAGATGCAAAGGCAAATTTCTACAGGAGTGAGAGGAAAAACCGGAAAAAGGAGGgcacttacattgacaaagatGGCATAGCAAGGACCTTTGATCGAAAGAAAATATCCAGAAAGAGGG GGGGTGCTATGAAAGGCCGTGGTTGGAAGTACGGCTCTGGGTTTGTGGATGGAGTCTTCCCTGTGCTCAGTCCAATGGCACAGGATATCCTAGAACTTGTGCAGAAGGGGACCGATGTTGCCAAAGTCTGCCAGTCACTGGACAACATTCCTCATGCACACGATCTTTGGGATGACATTGTCAATGTCGCCGTCCAGCTCCGCCTCAACCGACAATGGGAGCCCATCATCACA GTCTGTGAGTGGATCCTTTACCGGAGTTCATTCCGGCCGGACATCATCTGCTACAACCTGCTGATAGATGCATATGGCCGAAAGCGTGAGCTGAGCAAGGCGGAGTCGATTTACATGGCTCTTCTGGAGACTCACTGTGTGCCTACAGAGGACACCTATGCTCTTCTCTTGCGCGCTTACTGCAATGCTGGACAACTGCACCGAGCCGAGGGCGTGATTTCAGAGATGCAGGAGAATGGGATTCCTCCAA GTGCAACTGTATATAATGCGTACCTCGACGGCCTACTGAAAGCGAGGTGTACCGAAAAGGCGGTCGAAGTGTACCAAAGGATGAAGAAAGAACGCTGCAGAACTAACACTGAGACGTACACCCTGATGATCAACGTGTATGGAAAG GCAAAGCAACCGATGTCATCGTTGAAAGTCTTCAACGAGATGAAGGCGATCGGGTGCAAGCCCAACATCTGCACCTACGCTGCGCTGGTGAACGCGTTCGCGAGGGAAGGCCTGTGCGAGAAGGCCGAGGAGGTGTTTGAGGAGATGCAGCGGGCCGGGCATGAGCCCGACGTGTACGCCTACAATGCCCTCATGGAAGCTTACAG CCGAGCAGGGTTCCCGCAAGGCGCGTCCGAGATCTTCTCTTTGATGGAGCACATGGGGTGTGAGCCTGACAGAGCCTCATACAACATCTTGGTGGATGCCTATGGAAGAGCTGGTCTTCATCAAG AGGCAGAAGCGGTGTTCCAAGAGCTGAAGCAGGTGGGCATGCGGCCGACGATGAAGTCGCACATGCTCCTCCTGTCCGCGCACGCCAAGTCCGGCAACGTCTCCAGGTGCGAGGAGGTGATGGCCCAGCTGCACAAGTCCGGCCTGGAGCCGGACACCTTCGCGCTCAACGCCATGCTCAACGCGTACGGCCGGGCGGGGCGGCTCGACGACATGGAGCGGCTCGTCGCGGCGATGGagaagcgcggcggcggcggcgccccggaCATCGGCACGTACAACGTGCTGGTGAACGTGTACGGGCGCGCGGGGTACCTGGACAGGATGGAGGCAGCGttcggcacggcggcggcgagggggctcgccgccgacgtGGTGACGTGGACGTCGCGCATCGGCGCGTACGCGAGGAAGAAGGAGTACGGGCGGTGCCTGGAGGTGTTCGAGGAGATGGTGGACGCCGGGTGCTACCCGGACGCCGGCACGGCGAAGGTGCTCCTCGCGGCGTGCTCCGACGAGCGGCAGGTGGAGCAGGTCACGGCCATCGTCAGGTCCATGCACAAGGACGCCAAGACGCTCTTCACACTATGA
- the LOC140221899 gene encoding uncharacterized protein isoform X1, which produces MLSVEAPAYYLTARPRWKLRACRNVMQEAASQDAKANFYRSERKNRKKEGTYIDKDGIARTFDRKKISRKRGGAMKGRGWKYGSGFVDGVFPVLSPMAQDILELVQKGTDVAKVCQSLDNIPHAHDLWDDIVNVAVQLRLNRQWEPIITVCEWILYRSSFRPDIICYNLLIDAYGRKRELSKAESIYMALLETHCVPTEDTYALLLRAYCNAGQLHRAEGVISEMQENGIPPSATVYNAYLDGLLKARCTEKAVEVYQRMKKERCRTNTETYTLMINVYGKAKQPMSSLKVFNEMKAIGCKPNICTYAALVNAFAREGLCEKAEEVFEEMQRAGHEPDVYAYNALMEAYSRAGFPQGASEIFSLMEHMGCEPDRASYNILVDAYGRAGLHQEAEAVFQELKQVGMRPTMKSHMLLLSAHAKSGNVSRCEEVMAQLHKSGLEPDTFALNAMLNAYGRAGRLDDMERLVAAMEKRGGGGAPDIGTYNVLVNVYGRAGYLDRMEAAFGTAAARGLAADVVTWTSRIGAYARKKEYGRCLEVFEEMVDAGCYPDAGTAKVLLAACSDERQVEQVTAIVRSMHKDAKTLFTL; this is translated from the exons GTTAAGCGTTGAGGCTCCAGCGTATTACTTGACTGCAAGACCTAGATGGAAATTACGTGCTTGTAGAAATGTCATGCAAGAAGCTGCCTCACAAGATGCAAAGGCAAATTTCTACAGGAGTGAGAGGAAAAACCGGAAAAAGGAGGgcacttacattgacaaagatGGCATAGCAAGGACCTTTGATCGAAAGAAAATATCCAGAAAGAGGG GGGGTGCTATGAAAGGCCGTGGTTGGAAGTACGGCTCTGGGTTTGTGGATGGAGTCTTCCCTGTGCTCAGTCCAATGGCACAGGATATCCTAGAACTTGTGCAGAAGGGGACCGATGTTGCCAAAGTCTGCCAGTCACTGGACAACATTCCTCATGCACACGATCTTTGGGATGACATTGTCAATGTCGCCGTCCAGCTCCGCCTCAACCGACAATGGGAGCCCATCATCACA GTCTGTGAGTGGATCCTTTACCGGAGTTCATTCCGGCCGGACATCATCTGCTACAACCTGCTGATAGATGCATATGGCCGAAAGCGTGAGCTGAGCAAGGCGGAGTCGATTTACATGGCTCTTCTGGAGACTCACTGTGTGCCTACAGAGGACACCTATGCTCTTCTCTTGCGCGCTTACTGCAATGCTGGACAACTGCACCGAGCCGAGGGCGTGATTTCAGAGATGCAGGAGAATGGGATTCCTCCAA GTGCAACTGTATATAATGCGTACCTCGACGGCCTACTGAAAGCGAGGTGTACCGAAAAGGCGGTCGAAGTGTACCAAAGGATGAAGAAAGAACGCTGCAGAACTAACACTGAGACGTACACCCTGATGATCAACGTGTATGGAAAG GCAAAGCAACCGATGTCATCGTTGAAAGTCTTCAACGAGATGAAGGCGATCGGGTGCAAGCCCAACATCTGCACCTACGCTGCGCTGGTGAACGCGTTCGCGAGGGAAGGCCTGTGCGAGAAGGCCGAGGAGGTGTTTGAGGAGATGCAGCGGGCCGGGCATGAGCCCGACGTGTACGCCTACAATGCCCTCATGGAAGCTTACAG CCGAGCAGGGTTCCCGCAAGGCGCGTCCGAGATCTTCTCTTTGATGGAGCACATGGGGTGTGAGCCTGACAGAGCCTCATACAACATCTTGGTGGATGCCTATGGAAGAGCTGGTCTTCATCAAG AGGCAGAAGCGGTGTTCCAAGAGCTGAAGCAGGTGGGCATGCGGCCGACGATGAAGTCGCACATGCTCCTCCTGTCCGCGCACGCCAAGTCCGGCAACGTCTCCAGGTGCGAGGAGGTGATGGCCCAGCTGCACAAGTCCGGCCTGGAGCCGGACACCTTCGCGCTCAACGCCATGCTCAACGCGTACGGCCGGGCGGGGCGGCTCGACGACATGGAGCGGCTCGTCGCGGCGATGGagaagcgcggcggcggcggcgccccggaCATCGGCACGTACAACGTGCTGGTGAACGTGTACGGGCGCGCGGGGTACCTGGACAGGATGGAGGCAGCGttcggcacggcggcggcgagggggctcgccgccgacgtGGTGACGTGGACGTCGCGCATCGGCGCGTACGCGAGGAAGAAGGAGTACGGGCGGTGCCTGGAGGTGTTCGAGGAGATGGTGGACGCCGGGTGCTACCCGGACGCCGGCACGGCGAAGGTGCTCCTCGCGGCGTGCTCCGACGAGCGGCAGGTGGAGCAGGTCACGGCCATCGTCAGGTCCATGCACAAGGACGCCAAGACGCTCTTCACACTATGA
- the LOC117849552 gene encoding phosphatase IMPL1, chloroplastic-like, giving the protein MSHVGLGITEAYWEYRLKPWDMAAGVLIVEEAGGVVTRMDGGAFTVFDRSVLVSNGVVHGQLLDRIGPPTEDLKKKGIDFSLWFKPDKYPTDF; this is encoded by the exons ATGTCTCATGTTGGACTGGGCATTACAGAAGCCTACTGGGAATACCGGCTTAAGCCATGGGATATGGCTGCTGGTGTCCTG ATAGTTGAAGAAGCTGGTGGGGTGGTAACACGCATGGATGGTGGAGCATTTACAGTCTTCGACCGTTCTGTTCTGGTCTCCAATGGTGTTGTTCATGGACAG CTTTTGGATCGGATTGGCCCTCCTACTGAAGATCTTAAGAAGAAAGGAATTGATTTCTCGTTGTGGTTCAAGCCCGACAAGTACCCAACTGACTTTTGA